Below is a window of Deltaproteobacteria bacterium DNA.
AGGGACGTCTTATGAACCATTCTATGCCATGTCAGAACCAGCTCTTCCTTCCTGCCCTCGTAGAAGAGCCGCGATAATCTCGGACTGATAACATTGCCCGTCGTGTAAGTGATAAGAGAGACGAACGGAAGCTCGATCGCCCCTACAGCGTAAATTGCAAAGTGACTGACCGCATAGAAACCAGATATGATGATCTTGTCGAGATTGACCGTGACTATGGGGAGAACCTTGGAGAATCCGAGGGGAGCGGAAAAACGCAACTGGTCTCTCAGCAGGGATCCGTTGAAGGTCCATCCCTCCTCTTTTCCCAGGCATCTGCGCAATAGTAGGATTGAAGCCAAAATCCTTCCACAGGCCACAACCACCAGTCCCAACAGTACCAGGGTCAAGTCGGAGTTGAACCAGACCAAGCCGGTAATCACTAGAAACTGGGCACAAGAAAAGATTGCCTCCAGAGATGCGGAGAGCTTATGCCTGTCCAGACTATACAGAACCAAGGACACGATCGCAAAAGGGAAACCGAAAATCGGGTAGAAGCCAAAGACCGTGAGAGCCGATTTCAGATGGCTGTTATGGAAAATCCGACCTATCCAGCCCGCCGAGAACAGAAGGAGAATACTCACGGCAATTCCCAGGAGGAAAAGTATCGCCGTGGTCTGGTAGACGAAGCTCTTGATTTCACGGTTGCCCCGGAGCCGCGGGATGAAGAAGGTGACGCTCTGGTCGATCCCGAAGAGCGCCAGAGGTGTCACATAGGCAACAACCAAGACCGCCTGTTGATAGGTTCCGAAGGAGGCCCTTGTGAGCATTCTTGCCAGGACTACGCTCGTCCCGAAGGAGAACGCGGCAGACAAGAGTTTTCCGATCAGGACTATGACTACTCTTTCTGAAAGCTTCACTGGGATTCAGCCCTTTTAGTGATAAGACGGCTCTTGGAGATGTGACTTGGGCGACTCTCCCTCCACCCTCCCCCTACGAAAAGGTTCGTGGCTTAAGACGGGCCCCATTCTGCTCCAGGGCGGTCCGGAAAATCTCCTGAGCCCTCTTGCTCCAATCGAAGTTCTGCTCTACCAGCTCGGCTCCAATTCGCCCCATGGAGGCTCGCCTCTGGGGGTCCTGGAGAAGCTCAACGATTCCCCGGGCAAGCGCGGGTGGGTCTTCCGGCTCTACGAGAAGGCCGGCCCCTGTCTCTTCGACAAAGTCTAGCCCCTTGACCCTGGAGGCAACGACCGCTTTTCCACAGGCCATGTACTCATGGATTTTGAGGGGAGATACCCCGGTTCTGCTGTTTCTTTTTCTGACAAAGGGAGCCACGCAGACGTCGGCAAGATTTATGTACC
It encodes the following:
- a CDS encoding oligosaccharide flippase family protein; this encodes MKLSERVVIVLIGKLLSAAFSFGTSVVLARMLTRASFGTYQQAVLVVAYVTPLALFGIDQSVTFFIPRLRGNREIKSFVYQTTAILFLLGIAVSILLLFSAGWIGRIFHNSHLKSALTVFGFYPIFGFPFAIVSLVLYSLDRHKLSASLEAIFSCAQFLVITGLVWFNSDLTLVLLGLVVVACGRILASILLLRRCLGKEEGWTFNGSLLRDQLRFSAPLGFSKVLPIVTVNLDKIIISGFYAVSHFAIYAVGAIELPFVSLITYTTGNVISPRLSRLFYEGRKEELVLTWHRMVHKTSL